One segment of Phragmites australis chromosome 13, lpPhrAust1.1, whole genome shotgun sequence DNA contains the following:
- the LOC133887830 gene encoding uncharacterized protein LOC133887830 yields the protein MEVDQAAAVSAPETTGLKLPDKTPVHADEKENLLNGTLNLQMKEAQNNENDGAGSDGFELIDVKGNFDSAKPEEEIAAPRDTTDDVSPVAKESCIEEEKSTALEQTLAGNHPESSMLKQQTKQLQELTRRIEELEFEKETLVKDLTEAENKQSLHYNSLQEAQSSLTMKDKELAEATQTLKDLGSELESSKKRIQEIEAELDSSADKLRKLEELKDERSLHAAQEAKRASELDKMLEMAQSNMKEMEKHISSLQEEIKGHEDKATDHQQVEESFRSTISELKVVQEALELSKSQVAGLEQKLASQDAGISKLTEELNLHCSSEQSLKEKSLKLENELATVHEDLQAKLLNLHEMETKLDEQAKERQTSEDTLEKQNEQILNLQTGLDKLKYENEILQGTVADLNSKLTEKDSLLSQAEDELAKAQLLLSEALSHKEELEVNLKSLSEQHGESKAFAENANQKILELEAQIQAMCAAEEAVKSQLKEAGASVETAEKKSSDLQQQLSDIENKLVASSEEIELLKERVQQEEALSAEKGIQLEEAVASVEGYKEKISELQLSLDSSISKNQLLEQEVKDLTVKCSEHQEQAHSVRQRSLELEDLLHTSKSDAEGAYSRTQELEQELNSTYEKFKGVKEVLEQYRSKVSQLSDDLVAYQTKAASLEAVMEVSSEKEKELMESLSQLTEEKKKLEELTAEYEAKLQENLKEKQSFKESLQSQESKVVDLQEELMKLREEKEHHENTIADLNLQLSNKNDIYSQLESQLSQAGDDHSKTRSLLSDAQSHKEELELNLRSLNDLHTASKTAAESAMQRIAELESQLQELTASEQSLKLQLTEFESKLTSAEKKSTDLEKELKDATSECSNCHVKIDELSGEFEAYKEKSTYLETSLAETKQTEIELSEKLAQVNEEKENFEELSKKTTIKHLEAEKQVQTLQDELESARGKLEEVENELQSLGIRESSVLEKLKSAEEQLENKGIALEHATSKKIDLEALYQSLLEDTEMKLQHAADNLTQKETECQLLYEKLKLAEEQAASYQSKAAAATEEVESMKVELEAFEMEISTHEATIEELKTKVSNVESKAEHALAELAMVSGINQALKEELDAKLAMLHGVQEQLNSTHAEKEEAAAKLAEHERTVVHLSEMHSRGLELQSAAELRNAEIEAQMREALETVGQKESEVKNLNEKLVALESEIESLMHVNEALKQEINAKLIMVDELQEKCSSVHSEKEEVAEKLAVHERTIEHLTEEHSRGLELRSAAESRNAEMESELREVLEKIAHRETKVMNLKEKLASLETENEKLADMNVVLKGEVDDKLAMIDELQERFSSTHAEKEEAAEKLAEVLEKIAHKESEITNFKEKLTLLEAENGKLAGMNEELKGEVDAKLAMFDELQEQFSSTHAEKEEAAEKLAVHERTISHLTEVHTRSLQLHSAAESKNEEIEAQLREALETIARKEAEVKDLSEKLDALEIELGYYEEQATEAAATEANHKVKFEEAVQKIRILEEQHVEAQNKVEHFLTEEESLTLENSSLNVELEVNQNKLNELQLAFAAVVAEKEAASEDIHSLRKTLDGMIERKEELEIQVSSTLDEHEELKSKYQNTLEEKQILNDKYETAKKELDEAIAKLEEKMNVDKSEKELHISKLERQITLSEIKYMEEIKTMQVETTEKDEALTAKMQEHANLLHEKDELEQQLLEVRKELDDAYHTIANQEEQASVREIKWDAYSKYSEDQLEAEQQCAAELEQQVSALKQQLQEAQIHYKQKEEQVSQREVQWEAEQNHSLDELEVQRQYAADLEKQNQALTQKLQLAEAHYEQKVTEERDKLAEVTAEFKKLTQKLSRSVEMEKKVQDLEQELQLAYSKSEEQANDAVVSRSREFSLGSSTLSNKQHDRSQAPNTASPNPTQQEIQEPSGIMAFKFILGVALLSILIGVFLGKRY from the exons ATGGAAGTTGATCAGGCTGCGGCAGTAAGCGCTCCGGAGACGACTGGTCTCAAGTTGCCTGATAAGACACCG GTACATGCTGATGAAAAGGAAAATCTACTAAATGGGACTTTAAATCTGCAAATGAAGGAAGCACAGAATAATGAAAATGATGGAGCAGGATCCGATGGATTTGAGCTGATAGATGTGAAGGGAAACTTTGATTCGGCAAAACCTGAAGAAGAAATAGCAGCTCCAAGAGATACAACAGATGATGTCTCACCTGTTGCAAAGGAAAGTTGTATAGAGGAAGAAAAATCAACAGCACTTGAACAAACACTTGCAGGTAACCATCCAGAGTCATCCATGTTGaagcaacaaacaaaacaaTTGCAAGAACTTACAAGGCGTATTGAAGAGCTCGAATTTGAAAAGGAAACACTAGTAAAGGATTTGACAGAAGCAGAAAATAAGCAGAGCCTGCACTACAATTCCTTACAAGAAGCACAAAGTTCTCTCACTATGAAAGATAAGGAGCTGGCTGAAGCAACACAGACATTGAAGGATCTGGGGTCTGAGCTTGAAAGCTCAAAAAAGAGGATTCAAGAAATTGAAGCCGAATTAGATTCATCAGCAGATAAGCTCCGCAAACTTGAAGAGTTGAAGGATGAAAGAAGCTTGCATGCTGCACAGGAGGCGAAGAGGGCCTCAGAACTTGATAAGATGCTTGAAATGGCACAATCAAACATGAAAGAGATGGAAAAACATATTAGTAGTCTTCAAGAGGAGATAAAGGGACATGAAGATAAGGCCACAGACCATCAGCAAGTAGAAGAATCATTTAGAAGTACGATATCAGAACTCAAGGTGGTACAAGAGGCACTGGAGTTGTCAAAGTCACAAGTTGCTGGTTTGGAGCAGAAGCTTGCCTCTCAGGATGCTGGCATCAGTAAACTAACTGAAGAGTTGAATCTCCATTGTTCATCTGAACAATCTCTTAAAGAGAAGAGTCTTAAACTAGAGAATGAACTTGCTACAGTGCATGAAGATCTACAAGCAAAGCTTTTGAATTTGCATGAAATGGAGACAAAACTCGATGAGCAGGCAAAAGAAAGACAGACAAGTGAAGATACACTAGAGAAGCAAAATGAGCAGATACTCAACTTGCAGACTGGGCTAGACAAATTGAAGTATGAAAATGAAATTCTCCAAGGGACTGTTGCTGATCTTAATTCAAAACTTACAGAAAAAGACTCCCTGCTGAGTCAGGCTGAAGATGAGCTTGCTAAAGCACAGTTGCTCCTCTCAGAAGCACTGTCACATAAAGAAGAATTGGAGGTAAATCTGAAATCTCTCAGTGAGCAGCATGGTGAGTCCAAAGCTTTTGCAGAAAATGCAAACCAAAAGATTCTTGAACTTGAAGCACAAATCCAGGCAATGTGTGCAGCTGAAGAGGCTGTCAAGTCACAGCTGAAAGAAGCTGGGGCAAGTGTGGAAACTGCAGAGAAGAAAAGTTCGGACCTTCAGCAACAACTCAGCGACATTGAGAATAAATTAGTAGCATCAAGTGAAGAAATAGAGTTGCTGAAAGAGCGCGTTCAACAAGAAGAGGCTTTGTCAGCAGAAAAAGGAATACAGCTGGAAGAAGCAGTGGCCAGTGTAGAGGGATACAAAGAAAAAATCAGTGAGTTGCAATTGTCCCTAGATTCTTCGATATCCAAAAATCAGCTACTTGAACAAGAAGTCAAGGACCTGACTGTCAAATGCTCAGAGCATCAAGAACAAGCTCATTCAGTTCGGCAAAGAAGTCTTGAGCTGGAGGATTTGCTTCACACATCAAAGTCAGATGCTGAAGGTGCATACTCCCGGACTCAggagctggagcaggagctGAACAGCACATATGAAAAGTTCAAGGGGGTTAAAGAAGTACTTGAGCAGTACAGAAGCAAGGTTTCACAACTTTCCGATGATTTAGTAGCTTACCAGACAAAAGCAGCTAGTCTTGAAGCTGTGATGGAAGTGTCAAGCGAGAAAGAGAAAGAGCTTATGGAGTCGTTGAGCCAGCTaacagaagaaaagaagaaacttgaAGAACTAACAGCAGAGTATGAAGCTAAACTTCAAGAAAACTTAAAGGAAAAACAATCTTTTAAAGAGAGTTTGCAGAGCCAAGAATCGAAGGTGGTGGATCTACAAGAAGAGTTAATGAAAttgagagaagaaaaagaacacCATGAAAACACCATTGCTGATCTTAACCTGCAGCTCTCCAATAAGAATGACATATACAGTCAACTCGAGTCCCAGTTAAGCCAGGCTGGTGATGATCATAGCAAAACAAGATCACTTCTCTCCGACGCACAATCACACAAAGAGGAACTGGAGCTAAATCTGAGATCTCTTAATGACCTTCACACTGCATCCAAAACAGCTGCAGAGTCTGCAATGCAGAGGATAGCAGAGCTTGAATCTCAACTTCAGGAATTAACTGCTTCTGAACAGAGTTTGAAGCTGCAGCTTACCGAATTTGAGTCAAAGTTAACATCTGCTGAGAAGAAGAGCACAGATCTCGAGAAAGAGCTTAAAGATGCTACATCAGAGTGCAGTAATTGTCATGTGAAGATTGATGAACTTTCTGGGGAGTTTGAAGCATACAAGGAGAAATCAACTTATCTTGAGACTTCATTAGCAGAAACAAAACAAACAGAGATTGAATTGTCAGAGAAGTTGGCTCAAGTTAATGAAGAAAAGGAGAATTTTGAAGAACTGTCAAAGAAAACAACCATAAAGCATTTGGAAGCGGAGAAGCAGGTCCAAACTTTACAGGATGAACTAGAATCTGCCCGAGGTAAACTGGAAGAGGTGGAAAATGAACTCCAGTCTCTGGGTATTAGAGAAAGCTCGGTGCTTGAGAAGCTTAAATCTGCAGAGGAACAGCTGGAGAACAAAGGGATAGCTCTAGAACATGCCACTTCCAAGAAAATAGACCTGGAAGCTCTGTATCAGTCTTTACTTGAAGATACAGAGATGAAGCTTCAACACGCAGCAGACAACTTAACTCAGAAGGAGACTGAGTGCCAGCTACTGTATGAAAAGTTAAAGTTAGCCGAAGAACAAGCAGCATCTTATCAATCAAAAGCAGCTGCAGCCACTGAAGAGGTGGAGTCCATGAAGGTGGAGCTCGAAGCATTTGAAATGGAGATTTCTACTCATGAGGCCACCATTGAAGAACTCAAGACCAAGGTCTCCAATGTTGAGTCAAAGGCGGAACATGCGTTGGCTGAGCTTGCGATGGTGAGTGGAATAAATCAGGCACTGAAAGAGGAACTCGATGCTAAGCTGGCAATGCTTCATGGAGTTCAGGAACAGCTCAATTCTACTCATGCTGAAAAGGAAGAAGCTGCCGCAAAACTAGCTGAGCATGAAAGAACAGTAGTACATTTGAGTGAGATGCACAGTAGAGGATTAGAACTCCAATCTGCAGCTGAATTAAGGAATGCAGAAATTGAAGCTCAAATGCGCGAAGCTCTTGAGACAGTAGGACAAAAAGAGTCTGAGGTGAAAAACTTGAATGAGAAGCTGGTTGCACTTGAGTCCGAGATCGAAAGTTTGATGCATGTAAATGAAGCCTTGAAACAGGAAATTAATGCTAAGCTGATCATGGTTGACGAGTTGCAGGAGAAGTGTAGTTCTGTACATTCTGAGAAAGAAGAAGTTGCTGAAAAGTTGGCTGTTCATGAGAGAACAATAGAACATTTGACTGAAGAGCATTCAAGAGGCTTGGAGCTGCGATCTGCAGCTGAATCAAGGAATGCCGAAATGGAGAGTGAATTGCGTGAAGTTCTTGAGAAGATAGCACACAGGGAAACCAAAGTTATGAACTTGAAGGAGAAGCTAGCTTCGCTTGAAACTGAGAATGAAAAGCTAGCTGATATGAATGTGGTGTTAAAAGGGGAAGTTGATGATAAACTGGCCATGATTGATGAGCTACAGGAACGGTTTAGCTCTACTCATGCTGAGAAGGAAGAAGCTGCAGAGAAACTAGCTGAAGTTCTTGAGAAGATAGCACACAAAGAAAGTGAAATTACAAACTTCAAGGAGAAGCTGACTTTACTCGAAGCTGAGAATGGAAAGCTGGCTGGTATGAATGAGGAGTTAAAAGGGGAAGTGGATGCTAAACTGGCCATGTTTGATGAGCTACAGGAACAGTTTAGCTCTACTCATGCTGAAAAAGAAGAAGCTGCGGAGAAGCTAGCTGTTCATGAGAGGACAATCTCACACCTGACAGAGGTGCACACAAGGAGCTTGCAGCTCCATTCTGCAGCTGAATCAAAGAATGAAGAAATTGAAGCTCAGCTCCGTGAAGCGCTTGAGACGATAGCACGGAAAGAAGCTGAAGTTAAAGACCTGAGTGAGAAGCTGGATGCTCTGGAAATTGAGTTGGGGTATTACGAGGAGCAGGCAACTGAAGCTGCTGCCACTGAAGCAAATCATAAGGTTAAATTTGAAGAAGCTGTGCAGAAAATAAGGATCCTGGAGGAGCAACATGTGGAAGCACAAAACAAGGTTGAGCATTTCCTTACAGAGGAGGAAAGCTTGACTCTTGAAAATAGTAGCTTGAATGTGGAGCTGGAAGTAAATCAGAACAAGCTGAATGAATTACAACTTGCATTTGCTGCGGTAGTAGCAGAAAAAGAGGCGGCATCTGAAGATATTCATTCATTGCGTAAAACACTAGATGGAATGATTGAGCGCAAAGAAGAATTGGAAATCcag GTATCTTCTACTTTGGACGAGCATGAAGAACTGAAGAGCAAGTACCAAAATACACTGGAAGAGAAGCAGATATTGAATGATAAATATGAAACTGCAAAGAAAGAGCTTGACGAAGCAATAGCCAAGTTGGAGGAGAAAATGAATGTAGACAAATCAGAAAAAGAGTTGCACATCTCAAAACTGGAGAGACAGATTACATTATCTGAGATAAAGTACATGGAGGAG ATCAAGACCATGCAGGTGGAAACAACTGAAAAGGATGAAGCACTAACAGCCAAGATGCAGGAACATGCAAACCTACTGCATGAGAAAGATGAATTGGAACAACAGTTGCTGGAAGTTAGAAAGGAACTGGATGATGCTTACCATACCATTGCAAATCAG GAAGAGCAAGCTTCGGTGAGGGAGATAAAGTGGGATGCATATAGTAAGTATTCAGAGGATCAATTGGAAGCTGAGCAGCAGTGTGCTGCAGAGCTGGAACAACAAGTGTCAGCTCTTAAACAACAGCTCCAAGAAGCTCAGATCCATTACAAGCAAAAG GAAGAACAAGTTTCTCAAAGGGAGGTTCAATGGGAAGCAGAACAAAATCATTCATTGGATGAACTGGAAGTTCAGCGTCAGTATGCCGCAGACTTAGAGAAACAAAACCAAGCTCTTACACAAAAGTTACAATTAGCCGAAGCACACTACGAGCAGAAG GTCACGGAAGAGAGGGATAAACTTGCTGAGGTTACTGCAGAGTTCAAGAAGTTGACACAAAAACTTAGCAGGAGCGTTGAAATGGAGAAGAAGGTCCAGGACCTTGAACAGGAGCTGCAGCTAGCTTATTCCAAATCTGAGGAACAG GCAAATGATGCTGTGGTGTCAAGATCCCGAGAATTCAGCCTGGGTTCATCAACACTGTCAAACAAACAACACGACAGATCTCAGGCTCCCAACACAGCCTCTCCAAACCCAACTCAGCAAGAAATTCAAGAACCTTCTGGCATCATGGCCTTCAAATTCATCCTGGGAGTTGCCCTGTTGTCCATACTCATTGGCGTATTTCTCGGAAAGCGCTACTAA